In one window of Ruminococcus hominis DNA:
- a CDS encoding alpha-L-rhamnosidase — protein sequence MRLYDFRTEYRENPIGLTEKAPRFSWKIESDEKDTVQTSYEIKVTDESGKLVWDSGKKVSDQSVLISYEGEVLADETFYTVEVTVADNHGNVESVEGSFETGIFDQTEFKAQMITSDFPEEETACPVFGKTFTIDKKVKKARLYATAHGVYEVTLNGQTVGDYRMAPGWTSYHNRLQYQIYDVTEQLTAENEIAITVGNGWYKGILGFYCLPNQYGTQAGAFAELHVEYEDGSKDVIATDETWSVKTGEIRYSEIYMGETIDTDAPEITEGNVVVKDFDKAVLTAQENEPVRITEKIVGKELIVTPKGEKLIDFGQIVTGVVEVHVKGEKGQKIVLHHAEVLDKDGNFYPETLRQAKSIDTFICNGEEQIFRPHFTFHGFRYISVEGMEEFTADQFFACVTHSDMEKTGDFHCSNKKVNQLQSNITWSQRDNFLDIPTDCPQRDERLGWTGDAQVFSWTAAFNRNTALFYTKWMRDVAAESSLEKGVPHVVPDILGQYSSSAWSDAAVIVPWVVYQMYGDKGILEENWKCMHEWVDYIKNNCGENGLWQSGFQYGDWLALDKEESADRTGATDKYMIANAYYLYVTDFVKQTAEVLGKDEEAKKYADLYETTLDAFRREYYTETGRIVSETQTGAIISLYFNLAREKDRKRILNTLLTNIGNHKNHLTTGFVGTPYICHTLSENGAHEMAATLFMKEDYPSWLYAVNMGATTIWERWNSIKPDGTFDESGMNSLNHYAYGSVGDWMYRKVAGLSQLEPGYKKFQVKPMFVKGIEDWGTEFESVYGKIVANTSCKDGKIHVHVEVPANTTAVIVLPEKEKVHEVGSGVYDYEYDTEISLAVERFSMDSTLSEIIAEPLAVEMFNQMVPGMLEGPMIQFAYGMTLAELLGAAPEAKPMYEAVVNALNQKEREKGND from the coding sequence ATGAGATTATATGATTTTAGAACCGAATACAGAGAAAATCCAATCGGACTTACAGAGAAGGCACCACGATTTTCCTGGAAAATAGAGTCTGATGAGAAAGATACAGTACAGACATCCTATGAGATTAAAGTGACAGATGAGAGTGGAAAACTTGTATGGGATAGTGGAAAAAAGGTGTCTGACCAGTCTGTCTTGATTTCATATGAAGGCGAAGTACTGGCAGATGAGACTTTTTATACAGTAGAAGTAACTGTAGCTGATAATCATGGAAATGTAGAGTCAGTGGAAGGTTCCTTTGAAACAGGAATTTTTGATCAGACAGAATTCAAAGCACAGATGATCACAAGTGATTTTCCGGAAGAAGAGACAGCATGCCCGGTATTTGGAAAAACATTTACAATTGATAAAAAGGTAAAGAAAGCCCGTCTGTATGCAACTGCACATGGTGTATATGAGGTGACATTGAATGGACAGACAGTAGGTGATTACCGTATGGCACCTGGCTGGACAAGCTATCACAACAGACTGCAGTATCAGATCTATGATGTGACAGAGCAGCTTACAGCAGAAAATGAAATTGCAATCACAGTTGGAAACGGCTGGTACAAAGGAATCTTAGGTTTCTATTGTCTGCCAAATCAGTACGGTACACAGGCAGGAGCATTTGCAGAGCTTCATGTTGAATATGAAGATGGGAGCAAAGATGTAATTGCTACAGATGAAACATGGTCTGTAAAAACAGGAGAGATCCGTTACAGTGAAATTTACATGGGTGAGACAATCGATACAGATGCACCGGAAATCACAGAAGGAAATGTTGTTGTTAAAGATTTTGACAAAGCAGTATTAACAGCACAGGAGAATGAACCTGTTCGTATTACAGAGAAAATTGTGGGTAAAGAGTTGATTGTGACACCAAAGGGTGAAAAACTTATTGACTTCGGACAGATTGTTACAGGTGTTGTAGAGGTTCATGTGAAAGGTGAGAAAGGGCAGAAGATTGTGCTCCATCATGCAGAGGTACTGGACAAGGATGGTAACTTCTATCCGGAGACACTTCGCCAGGCAAAATCAATTGATACATTTATCTGTAACGGAGAAGAGCAGATCTTCCGTCCACATTTCACATTCCATGGATTCCGTTATATCAGCGTAGAAGGAATGGAAGAATTTACAGCAGATCAGTTTTTTGCCTGTGTGACACATTCTGATATGGAAAAGACAGGTGATTTCCACTGTTCTAACAAAAAAGTAAATCAGCTGCAAAGTAATATTACATGGAGCCAGAGAGATAACTTCCTTGATATCCCGACAGATTGTCCGCAGAGAGACGAGCGTCTTGGATGGACCGGAGATGCACAGGTATTCTCATGGACAGCCGCATTTAACAGAAATACAGCACTGTTCTACACGAAATGGATGCGTGATGTGGCAGCAGAATCTTCTCTGGAAAAAGGTGTTCCGCATGTTGTGCCGGATATCCTGGGACAGTACAGCTCTTCTGCATGGAGTGATGCAGCAGTTATTGTTCCTTGGGTTGTTTATCAGATGTATGGTGATAAAGGTATCCTGGAAGAAAACTGGAAATGTATGCATGAGTGGGTAGACTACATTAAGAACAACTGTGGAGAGAATGGTCTCTGGCAGAGTGGATTCCAGTACGGAGACTGGCTTGCACTGGACAAAGAAGAGAGTGCGGACAGAACCGGAGCGACAGACAAATATATGATTGCAAATGCTTACTATCTGTATGTAACAGATTTTGTGAAGCAAACAGCAGAGGTGCTGGGAAAAGACGAAGAAGCGAAAAAGTATGCGGATCTTTATGAAACAACTTTGGATGCATTCCGGAGAGAATATTATACAGAGACAGGACGTATTGTAAGTGAAACACAGACAGGTGCTATCATTTCTCTGTATTTCAATCTTGCAAGAGAAAAAGACAGAAAACGTATCTTGAATACGCTGCTTACAAATATTGGAAACCACAAAAATCACCTGACTACAGGATTCGTTGGAACACCTTATATCTGTCATACACTTTCAGAAAATGGCGCTCATGAGATGGCAGCGACACTCTTTATGAAAGAAGATTATCCATCTTGGCTGTATGCAGTAAACATGGGAGCAACAACAATCTGGGAGCGTTGGAATTCAATCAAACCGGACGGAACATTTGACGAGTCAGGAATGAACTCTCTGAACCATTATGCGTATGGTTCTGTAGGTGACTGGATGTACCGCAAAGTTGCCGGATTATCCCAGTTAGAGCCGGGATATAAGAAATTCCAGGTAAAACCGATGTTTGTAAAAGGTATTGAAGATTGGGGCACAGAATTTGAATCTGTTTACGGAAAAATCGTGGCTAATACATCTTGTAAGGATGGAAAAATTCATGTCCATGTAGAAGTTCCGGCCAATACAACAGCTGTGATTGTTCTTCCGGAAAAAGAGAAAGTACACGAAGTTGGTTCCGGTGTATATGATTATGAATATGATACGGAGATAAGTCTTGCGGTAGAGAGATTCAGTATGGACAGCACACTTAGCGAAATCATTGCAGAACCACTTGCTGTAGAAATGTTTAATCAGATGGTACCGGGAATGCTGGAAGGACCTATGATTCAGTTCGCATATGGAATGACACTGGCTGAGCTTCTTGGAGCTGCACCGGAGGCGAAACCGATGTATGAGGCAGTTGTTAATGCATTGAATCAGAAGGAACGAGAAAAAGGGAATGATTAA
- a CDS encoding alpha/beta hydrolase, which produces MNKVQLWNESEYNYAAACGFIPNMRLYFHKDEEIRPCMLIVPGGGYTVVSPSEGEIVAKKFYEMGYQTAVVTYTTNLLQMIPLKMQPMQDLMRAIRYIRKHAEELHVEKDKIMLCGFSAGAHACGSVAVHWQEFENTETGEYASVSAKPNAVILSYPVITSGEYAHRGSFTALLGADASEEELEYMSLEKQVTEDMPPCFLWQTVTDELVPVQNSFLFAQALQEKKIPYAIHAFSKGKHGLSLADEAWANEEFGEPYTLEQTFVLGQAVNDGTFPVPDEVKQALDEMAKMFTGQTKREKEQVNEEVKQWPELADEWIRTTL; this is translated from the coding sequence ATGAATAAAGTGCAATTATGGAATGAATCAGAATACAATTACGCAGCAGCATGTGGATTTATTCCGAATATGAGATTATATTTTCATAAAGACGAAGAAATACGACCATGTATGCTGATCGTTCCAGGTGGGGGATATACTGTGGTTTCTCCATCAGAGGGCGAGATTGTAGCAAAGAAATTTTATGAGATGGGATATCAGACAGCAGTTGTAACTTATACAACCAATCTGTTGCAGATGATTCCATTAAAAATGCAGCCAATGCAGGATCTGATGCGCGCAATCCGTTATATTAGAAAACATGCCGAAGAATTACATGTAGAGAAAGATAAAATCATGCTTTGTGGATTTTCGGCAGGCGCACATGCATGTGGAAGTGTTGCCGTACACTGGCAGGAATTTGAAAACACAGAAACCGGTGAATATGCATCTGTCTCAGCAAAACCAAATGCAGTCATTCTTTCCTATCCGGTAATTACTTCCGGTGAATACGCACATAGAGGTTCTTTTACAGCACTTTTAGGAGCGGATGCTTCTGAGGAAGAACTTGAATATATGTCGTTGGAAAAACAGGTGACAGAAGATATGCCGCCATGCTTCTTATGGCAGACTGTAACGGATGAGCTGGTTCCGGTTCAGAATTCCTTTTTATTTGCACAGGCTCTGCAGGAAAAGAAGATTCCGTATGCAATCCATGCATTTTCAAAAGGAAAGCATGGATTGTCGCTTGCTGATGAAGCATGGGCAAATGAAGAGTTTGGAGAACCGTATACTTTGGAGCAGACTTTCGTATTAGGTCAGGCTGTGAACGATGGGACATTTCCAGTGCCGGATGAAGTGAAACAGGCTTTGGATGAGATGGCGAAAATGTTCACTGGTCAGACTAAGCGTGAGAAAGAACAGGTGAATGAAGAAGTAAAACAGTGGCCGGAGTTGGCGGATGAGTGGATAAGGACTACTCTTTAA
- a CDS encoding family 43 glycosylhydrolase, with protein sequence MKPFLNIKSNIPDGEAHVMPDGKVYIYGSLDTKEDSWCSNQYKVISSADLEQWVESEISFSIKDVPWADEIQEPAYLDNVKSYNELPEAILTFLPEETREMPIDQFLPILRNILIEQQKNKSLFAPDCIYKDGKYYLYFCLSDDTEGVAVSDSPTGPFKNAVKLPVKGIAPAVFVDDDGQAYYYWGQFSSCGAKLNPDMMSIDESTSVEGLVTEKEHHFHEGSSMRKRGDTYYYVFADISSGRPSSLGYATSKSPLGPFTYQGVIVDNISLNEESWNNHGSIEEVNGQWYVFFHVSTNGQYLRRACMAPIEFDENGLIKKVDLENE encoded by the coding sequence ATGAAACCATTTCTAAATATCAAATCCAACATCCCGGATGGTGAAGCTCATGTGATGCCGGATGGAAAAGTCTATATCTATGGAAGTCTTGACACAAAAGAGGATTCCTGGTGTTCCAATCAGTACAAAGTAATTTCGTCCGCAGATCTAGAACAATGGGTAGAGAGTGAAATCAGCTTTTCCATCAAGGATGTCCCATGGGCAGATGAGATTCAGGAACCTGCTTATCTGGATAATGTTAAGTCTTATAATGAACTTCCGGAAGCAATTCTGACTTTTCTCCCAGAAGAGACCAGAGAGATGCCGATAGATCAGTTTTTGCCGATTTTGAGGAATATACTGATAGAACAGCAAAAGAACAAGAGTCTGTTTGCACCGGATTGTATCTATAAAGATGGAAAATACTATCTGTATTTTTGTCTTTCTGACGATACGGAAGGAGTTGCAGTATCAGATTCTCCTACAGGGCCATTTAAAAATGCAGTGAAACTTCCTGTAAAAGGAATTGCCCCGGCAGTTTTTGTTGATGATGATGGACAGGCGTACTATTATTGGGGACAGTTTTCTTCTTGTGGGGCAAAACTGAATCCGGATATGATGAGCATTGATGAAAGTACGAGTGTAGAAGGGCTTGTAACGGAGAAAGAGCATCATTTTCATGAAGGAAGTTCTATGAGAAAGCGTGGAGATACCTATTATTATGTTTTTGCAGATATCTCCAGTGGAAGACCGAGCAGTCTTGGATATGCGACATCAAAGTCTCCGCTCGGACCATTTACATATCAGGGTGTGATTGTTGACAACATATCGCTGAATGAGGAAAGTTGGAACAATCATGGCAGTATTGAGGAAGTGAATGGACAGTGGTATGTGTTTTTCCATGTGAGTACAAATGGACAGTATCTAAGGAGGGCATGTATGGCGCCAATTGAATTCGATGAGAACGGATTGATCAAGAAGGTGGATTTAGAAAATGAATAA